Below is a window of Oryza brachyantha chromosome 10, ObraRS2, whole genome shotgun sequence DNA.
ATGCTGTCGTACAGGTTGTAGTAATGCACGTCAATAACCGCACCAAAGAGACTGTTGGCGAATGAGAGAATCTCCATTGAATCCCCATACGCTCGATTTTGTAGGATGACATAGGCTTGCAAAGTGTATTTCCGTACAACATTGTAGGCCTCTTGATAGTATTTTGTTAATGTAGCCAAGGATACTTTTGGGGCCAGTGGTTCATTGAGTAATTCTATAGCTAGAAGGCTGGCACGCTTGGCATATCTGCATTGAGGCTAAAAGGAAGTTAGAAAAATTTCAGAAGCATTGTGAGTTTGATTGAATATTACGGAAGTCAGTTGATTTGCAAAGTATTTATTATTGACCTGGATGCAAGGAAATCTATGACTTCCACTGTTTGGGTTATGTTTGCAGCAGTGGTGCCCCACTCCAATGAGCCATCCCTGGTGGCACCGTGCTCCCACCCATTTTGAGACCCTGGTGCCGCATGCAAGCCCACAATGATACCTATGTTGTACTTCCTACACACACAGAACAACATATAGCAATATCATGTCATTTGTAGTAAAACACAATAATCATGATATCTTGTTAAAGCCTGTATTGTGCTTTGTATCCTTCCATGAACGATTCATGTCCAATATCCATCAATGGCTATGATTATCCATTGTTGCACAAGGTATTCGTTctcattattttgtttaacgGAGACATGTATATGCTTACTCTGCCCATTTAAATGCATTATCCAAGGCTTGAAGAGATCCACCAACAAAAGGAGCAGGTGGGTCAGGGTCGCTGGCAATCCACCATCCAACTGGGATTCTCACTGCATTTAGCCCGTTTGATGAGATGAACCTGAAGTCATTCTCAACAATAAATGTGCTCCAGTGCTCCTGCAAACAAAGGACGACTTTAGATATacattaaactttaaatatgcatttttatgcaaaaattgATGCCCTACAATagctatttattttagataagaatatgaatatttatcttgtttgTCTTGTTCAATAAACAACAAGTAACATAAATATACTATGCAAGTGAGTTCCTCTTTCTTTCGAAGATATCCTTGTAAGAAAGATTAGAATTGTGTTGATTGGGAgtttaaccatttttttactaatacaAAAGTGGAAGGAACTAAGCATATATTAATTGTTCGGGATTTCTATCacatagaaacaaaaaaagaattgtCAAACCAATAACATCATCAGCATAAATGTAGCGCTTTGGCTTTTAGGGGCAGAAAAGGAGGTATTGGTGATACATATATTACATTCCTACTGTTTGGTGTCTCcaaaaaaactgaaacaacGAAGTGTTAAGCTATCCTTTACAAAAGGATTTTTCATCAAACAAAGTTGGTCAGCTGAAACAAGCTAGTGTCTTATCTTACCCTGAGAACCTGTGTGGCCTTGGCTGCACCATAGCCATTGCAAATCTGATATTCCCCTTGCAAgccataaatattatttacaagAAAGACTGATGGGTCATCATTTCCCCAATTTGTGCTATCACCATGGTCTGCTATCACTGAATCCATGGCCTTCACCTAACATCACAAAGGAGAAATGTCTTTATAACCCATGATGTAGTTAATGCAATAAAAGTACGAATGAAATAACCCTTAAATGTGACTTGCATAACATATACAGTTATTCAACTAACACAGCTTGACACTTTATGCAGATGTAGCTTTAGAATAAGTGAATAACCAGATTGTGTTGCCtgatacaaaaataaaactatggcAGTCTAAGAAAGCTAGGTTTATCAAGCCAGATgtagttttatgtttggtaATTGGCTACGGGGAATCAAGAAAGAGTTGAAGTCACTTATCATGTTAGAAGCGGTCGTTAGTTGTTGGTCATTATGGCTTGGCAGGAATGATGTGGTGTTTAACGAAAGAAAAATCTATTCTCCTTTAAAGGTTGGTTTTTTAACTATCCAATGGCTCCGTACCTGGGTTATCCTTCAGAAGCATGGTACACAGGGTTTGGTTGCAGCCCTGTATCAGAGATTAGACCAGGTTGCCAGGGAGTGTTTTACCTAAGAACATGGGAGGCAGTCTAGTATGAGGATTGGTACTACCAAGTTTTactgctttcttttacttttaatAAACTCTATTGAGTGTGTGTGTTTGACTGTGTGCATGTAAGTTATGCAGAAACCAGAAGTGTTCTTAATATGGTTCTATCACCTTGATGTAATTTTTCTGAGTTCAATAAAAacttcctatataaaaaaactaggtTTCAATCAAATAATCATCAGAAAATAGTTGTGTTAAGATTTACTAGTTAACTATTTCAAACACGAAGATCAGCTATTCAGAAAATTCTATGAACAGCGTTGCATTGACAGGAGTATGTGGTAGTTAGATGTGGTTGTAGAATTTCTGTAGAAATGTGTCTGTAGCCCTCCCAAACATCAAAGCATAATAATAATTTCCTTGGCTGCACCAAATGTTAAACAGCATAACAATCTAGTACCTGGGATTTGTCAAAGGCCATGATATCAATAACACCTCTACATTAAGCACTTgaattgtgtgtgtgtgtgtggaagACTGCTAAATGAAATAAACACATATACTCCACAGATATATAgataatgcatgcatgatggtAGTGACTAGCTGCATGCGGACATCGCATTTTCTGTTTGCAAAATGACCTTACCTGCAAGAATTTCCCATTGGATGCCCTTATGCGCACCCTATTTGTGTCGCTTCCAGAGCGCATGATCTGAAATGTTTCATTTGGCCCTGCCACAGTTGCTGTTGCAATCACTGTGCCATTGCCATCAATGCTCACAAACAGGTTGTTATAAACCCTGAAATTGAATATAGTCTCATTGATCCTCCACAGTTTGAAGGTCTCCCACCCAAACGCTTTGTCCCGGTTGGCAACAATTGCACTGCCACCGCCCTGCTCAGCGGCAAGGTACATATTGTTGGTGACCGATTTGAATTGGAGCTGGGTGCCATCCTAAGCATGAGACATATTCCAAGCAACCAAAGATCAATAATGACAATAAAACATATGATGTGAaaatagctagctagttgTGATATAATATCTTAGCAGTTAATACTACTTATCGTTACGCAGTAGGGTGGATACAAAAAGAAAGAGGTTGCAAGTTAGCTCGGTTAATAGATAGATACCAGGAGATCTTTGTTGGAAATGCCATCAAAGAGGGACGGTTGAATCCAGCCCTCAGTCACGAGCCAGCCGCCAAGGTTCACTGCTCGGATGGGCAACTTAGGTGGATTTAGTGAGATGTAACCATTCTTGATCATCCACTCCAAGCTCCAATGGTTCTGGACATGCTTAAAGCTCCAAAAGGCCCATCCAAATGTAGCTTGGCTGTACACTTCCAATTGTGCCTGCGCAAACCTCTTGTAATCTTCCTCGGATGCACCAAGCACATTCCACTCAGCCGACCATTCCCCTGTAGCAATCAAGAGCTCATAGCAGACAATATACTAGTGGGTATTTCCATTTCAATTCTGTCAACAAACCATATAGTTCTGACGTATATCACTCAATATATTATTGGTCAATTGATTCTATGTAATTGTCCACATGGATCTAATGGAGGAGTAAAGCACGCCAGGAAAATGTTAGAACAACTAACCTACATATGTGAGAGGTCCATTCTTCTTTGTGAAGGTGCTGAGCTCAGTGGAACGATCGTTTGTCACATATTGTATATTCCATTCCGCTGTTTTGTCATCAAATATGCTGCTATACATGTTATAGTAGTGGATGTCAAACACAACACCATAGAACTCACTGGCAAACTGGAGAATCTCAAACTGAGTTGAGAAGTCTACAGCCAATGGATTACACATGATCACATATGCATTTGATGTATGCCTCCGCACGGCATTGTACCCATCTTGGTAGTATTTCTTTAGTGTTATTGCCGATATTTTTGTTCCCCATGGTTCGTTTAGTAGTTCTACAGCTAGCAGACTTGGGCTATTGGCGTATCTGTAGATCAATTAAGATGGAAGGTCTGTCATTAGatctttttggttttcttattTCTCAGATGTAAGACGATgatgaagaaaatattatttgctaTATTGTGTGGACAGACCTGGATGCAAGGAAGTCAATCACTTGTACGGTTTGGGTGATGCTTTCATCAGTTGTGCCCCATGCTTGCGAACCATCTCTACTACCACTGTGTTCCCCTGAATTCTGTGATCCAGGTGCAGCATGCAAATCCACGATGACACCTAAATTGTACTTCCTGTGCACAACAATAAAGGTTGCTTGATACgtatgagaatttttttcaattgtgGTTAGCAACACTCATTTAACTAATGAAGCAACTATAATGGTTACATGTAAAAGTAAACAATCTTACTCTGCCCATATAAATGCACTATCCAATGCTTCTAGAGATCCACCCACAAAAGGTGCAGGGGGGTTTGGGTCACTGGCGATCCACCATCCAACTGGGATTCTAACAGCATTTAGCCCGTTTGATGAGATAAACTTGAAGTCGCTCTCAACTATGTATGTGCTCCAGTGTTCCtgcaaaacaagaaacaaattGAGAGCAACGCAATTAGTTATATTGTCATAGTATTCCCTGGTTTGAAGGAAGTAATTATATCATAAATAAGGTATTCTTTTCTGCACTCATAAATTAGGTCTGTcttctaaatttgaattttaggcAAGAGAAAGCAAGTTTTCTCAGCTAAATGGTTTCTGGTTGGGAAAGTTTGGTCCGGTACCATCTAAACTTGCACAAGCATGGTGGCCTCGACGACCGGCGAGGTTGAAGCCTGCCCCACTCCCACCGACGCCACCGCCAGCCACGTCCGCCGTCGCCCACGCCACTACACCCTGCCCGCCTCCATCGAGGCCACAGCCACGCCGCCGTCAACACTGCCGCCACGCCATTACCCTCCCCGAAGCCGCCATCTCCAAGCCTCCGCCGAGGTTTGCCAACCACGCCCGCCACAGAGATGGTCGCGCCCCCTCACCTCACCCCCTGCCACTTCCGAGGCAGATTCGCCGCCCCCCAGCCGAGCCGCCGAGGTGGAAGGACCGACGGAGTACCCCCAGGCGGCCGTACACATCGGCAGCAAGCCGGCGACAGAAAAGGTACCGAGGGAACAAATAGAAGAGTAgtcttattatatttattttaaaaaatatgttaaaaccTACTGTCCCCAGTCTcgtattaagtttatttttcggtttttaACACAATATTCTGTCTCTTCGtcttatctaatttttttatgattaatttttttgttgttagtaaatgataaaacatgatagTGTTTTATGCATAACTaatgtttttaagttttttataatttttttaaataaaacgaatggtcaaaatattagacatagaaattgaaaataaagttattatatgTCAGAGGTAGTACAACATTTAACCGTGATATCCTTTCTAGTGTGACAATAAAATGCTACCAATTTCATTATCAGCAGTTCACTGAACAACTCAAttatagctactcccttctttcaaaagaaatgcttacatttttgGACGTGGTAACATTTGCATGCATCATGTACAtttgaagtagatttttttgcatctttataatattttttgaaatagtCCCAAAACTTATTTCTAGAATCTACTACCACAgtcaaaaaaacattttcgTCCATCTCACACGTTCCAATAAAAAGCaaaagtttataatattaCCATCTAGTTTATCAAATACcaatgcatttgttttttaaaaataaattaaaaggtgctagaaaaataaattttgaatggattgttttttaaaaatgaatattAAAAGGCGCTAGAAATAGAAAAGATCATATGAAGTGGAACAATACAATccattttgcatttttcttgAAGTTCATCCTAGGGATAGGCGCAGGTCCATGCACAGGTAATCTGCGACCGActttagtttaattataattaaatgaaGAAACGAAGGAAGTTTTATTCTTTATATTCATCTCTACTCCATGCGAGGCATTGGACATTCCTTTCCATGCTATGAACAAGTTCTCATCTACAACCTCAACatttgataaattaaatttcaggTATTTTTCCATCATCCAACTGCCAACGCAGGTATATAGcacgtagaaaaaaaaataatgtaaccAAGATGCTTTCAAGTTTCATGTAATTAAAAGTGGTCAAGTGGAGTTGAATTGAGCACATATATCTTACGTACCCTGAGCACCTCCGTTGCCCTCTCCCTGCCATACCCGTTGCACAGCTGATACTCTCCTTGTAGTGCATACACCTTGTTCATCACAAACACTGAAGGATCATCGTCGCCCCAGGTTGTGCTCTCGTCATGGTCTGCAGTCACTGAATCCATCGTCTTCGCCTAACATTTCCAAAAGAATGTAGAGGTCTGGtttaatttaaattcattATGACAAAACATTtcagaaataaaatttggcaTTTTATTTCAGCGGCAATCATGTGTTTAATAATGTTAGTTTCAAACGAACCAAATAACTGATTAGAATTGTCATGTTTAGACGATACGATGATTTTCATGTGCGTAAATGTTAGTGTTTTATATTACcactgtttaaaaaaatacattacatGAAAGTTAAGTCCTTGTTTACTTTTCCATCTAATAACGTGACCAGGGACGGATCTCTCATAGAGGCTACGAGGACCCGAGTCCCCACTACCCAGTTAGAACTTAGAACTATGGAAGCCCATGTTAAACCGTTctccaaaataatatattagacAGGGACTGAAGCACTGTCTAATTTATTCAGAcccctataattttttttttgttagatccgCCGGTTAAGTAATCGGAAACTCAAAATTCTAAATATTTCAGTCAAAATTCTACACAACAGTGCCGGTTAGCCTAAACCAGACACCAAGGTCCGTAGCGTCATAAATCAAATACTTGCAGATTGGAAGTACAATGAGGAGTTGAGGACTCcattttttccccaaaaaatTAGCATTCCATATTTCGTAATAAATAAACACTAATATGTGCTACTTCATTGATGTAGGTTTGGAATTATTTGTACGCTGTAACAAATATGAACTATGCTTTTAGTATAAGCTGCtacagtttagaaaattaacCAATGTACTTAGCCtaccattaaaattttaatatttagaataTTAACAACAATATTGCGTGCAACGTATTGATTGGCGACTAGATGGATCGCACAATCACAACCATAGATTGTATTTAGAGTtagaggaaaataaaaaatgcaactggaaattattaaattatagaaCATACTAAATTGAAACTCCAAACACGCTACTTATCAATTCCAGAattgcaaaatattatataaaacagGAAAAACAACATAAGATAGATGGATCCcaaattagtaattatttaattttaaaatatgaaattaataattaacaagTAGAAATTGATGTTGACTATCATTTTAATCCAATCGGCTATAATTTGAATATAACAAACGTATTCGACagacgattaatattttaatatttatactaCTAATACCAATAACCTGTTTAGTTGGCCAAGAGAACTCACAAGGAAAGTACCAACTGAGTGTTCACTTAAATTCGAACGGATAACACACCGGTTGACTATTAGTTCTTACTAATTATAAAGcactaattatttaaaatgatttttggaTCACGTTTAAAcgttatcttattcaaaatttttatataaatatgtaaaattataaatcatacttaaattagtatatttagtaataaataaataattcataatagtataaatattaataaaagaaatgatcaaacatgagaAGTCAAAAGTACGGAGGGGTACGATATATACATCCAGCTTGGACCAGCTCACAAATTAATGGTAACCTGTACTACTggcatatataaatgtttgacgccattgactttttaatgcacgtttgaccatttatgtTAGTCAAAGAATTtaagtaattactaattatttttatattattttatttattgttaagtatacttttatgtatatatataactttacataaattataaagaaaattaaataagacgaatggtcaaacaggtaaaaaaagttaatgatatcaaacatttatggagggagggagtatttaattAGCTCCACAAAAGTAAGTTAAAGGTCCAAATAGGCATGCCCTGTTTGGAGTACGAAAAAATTCCATGTTCCCGTGGAAATTAAACTGCTTATGAACAAATCCTACGAAATTCCTGCAAAATTTCCGACGTCGCGCCCTGTAGTTTTATTACATAATTGAAGGTCTCTGcgccagctagctagctgcacgcAGCAAAACTGCAAATTAACCACCTAATTACCTGCAAGAATTTTCCGTTGGGCGCTCTGATGCGGACCCTGCTCTTGTCACGGTAGCTGCGCACGATCTTGAACGTCTCCGATGGCCCCGGCGGCACGGCCGCCGTCGCGACGAGCTCGCCATtgccgtcgacgccgacgaaGCGCaccgcggcgtcgtcgtcgtcgtcgaatGCCTTGAGGTTGAACGTGTTCTCGTCGATCCTCCATAGCCTGAAGGTCTCCCAGTCGGACGCAGTCGCACGGTTcgccgcgacggcgctgccgccgccgccatgctcgGCGGTCAGGTACGTGTTGTGGACCGCCGACTTAAACTGGAGCTGGGTTCCATcctgcaaatatatatataatccttTTTTCAAGATGTTTCAAAATGGTACTAATATATGACGTTAGTGAACTAACCgatgttatataaaaaaataggagggagcATAATCTAGaccgtttttttttaataaatacatattaccacattaattattactaatatatctccttatcaataaaatttatataattaaatcgACGATTTAGATAGCCAACTTTTACTGGTGATGTAATACTGATATGAGTAGGTTTTACTTAGAGATCATGAACATCAACGACTGCCGGGTCTCACACTCGCTGCACTCGTGCAGTGACgatttttaagtaaaaaaaaaagaagaagagaggaaataCGAGGAGGTCGTTGTTGGGGATGCCGTCGAAGAGGGAGGGCAGCATCCAGCCCTCTGTCACGAGCCAGCCGCCGAGGTTCACCGACCGGAtgggcggcaccggcggcggcggtgccgagCTGCTCAGCGTCACCATGATCGATGATTTATATCCTCCTCTCGCAGCTTCAGCCAGACGATCGAAGAAGGGAGACGACGATGATGGCTAAGGATCGGAGCTGAGAGGGCACTtgggtgtgtgtgtatatataggatGTCATctcagtgtattttttttcgaaaaaccaaatgatatactcgccttttttttaaaagataacgTTTCCTTTTAGATATATGTTTAACCCttatcttatataaaaaattatataattattaattatcgtgttatgatttgatttattattaaagcaactaagtatgatttataattttgcatacctggataaaatttttgaataagacaaaggaTTAAATgtaaatccaaaagtcaacggcatcaattaaaaaatcgaagggagtatttataaatggaaaataatttatatatatatatatatattcttatcgaTTTAAGAgcatatactagaaaataaagtatgatgaaagaaattttataatcaactctaaatataagataaaaaattcca
It encodes the following:
- the LOC102701660 gene encoding uncharacterized protein LOC102701660 isoform X1, whose translation is MVTLSSSAPPPPVPPIRSVNLGGWLVTEGWMLPSLFDGIPNNDLLDGTQLQFKSAVHNTYLTAEHGGGGSAVAANRATASDWETFRLWRIDENTFNLKAFDDDDDAAVRFVGVDGNGELVATAAVPPGPSETFKIVRSYRDKSRVRIRAPNGKFLQAKTMDSVTADHDESTTWGDDDPSVFVMNKVYALQGEYQLCNGYGRERATEVLREHWSTYIVESDFKFISSNGLNAVRIPVGWWIASDPNPPAPFVGGSLEALDSAFIWAEKYNLGVIVDLHAAPGSQNSGEHSGSRDGSQAWGTTDESITQTVQVIDFLASRYANSPSLLAVELLNEPWGTKISAITLKKYYQDGYNAVRRHTSNAYVIMCNPLAVDFSTQFEILQFASEFYGVVFDIHYYNMYSSIFDDKTAEWNIQYVTNDRSTELSTFTKKNGPLTYVGEWSAEWNVLGASEEDYKRFAQAQLEVYSQATFGWAFWSFKHVQNHWSLEWMIKNGYISLNPPKLPIRAVNLGGWLVTEGWIQPSLFDGISNKDLLDGTQLQFKSVTNNMYLAAEQGGGSAIVANRDKAFGWETFKLWRINETIFNFRVYNNLFVSIDGNGTVIATATVAGPNETFQIMRSGSDTNRVRIRASNGKFLQVKAMDSVIADHGDSTNWGNDDPSVFLVNNIYGLQGEYQICNGYGAAKATQVLREHWSTFIVENDFRFISSNGLNAVRIPVGWWIASDPDPPAPFVGGSLQALDNAFKWAEKYNIGIIVGLHAAPGSQNGWEHGATRDGSLEWGTTAANITQTVEVIDFLASRYAKRASLLAIELLNEPLAPKVSLATLTKYYQEAYNVVRKYTLQAYVILQNRAYGDSMEILSFANSLFGAVIDVHYYNLYDSIFDNFTVEQNINFVRNNRSSELSTVTKQNGPLTFVGEWVAEWYVDNASKEDYQRFAQVQLDLYGGASFGWSYWSFKHVENHWSMEWMIKNGFISLEKLPPSTPPIRSVNLGGWLVTEGWMLPSLFDGIPNNDLLDGTVLHFKSVIQDKFIAAEEGGGSTIVANRAVASDWESFTLWRINETTFNLRVFKKYFVGINSNGIVKAMATAPGRSEAFHIVRSDIDKNRVRIRASNGCFLQAKTIDSVTADYGESTNWGNDDPSVFIIDNISRLQGEYQICNGYGAEKASQVLREHWSTYIVESDFKFISSSGLNAVRIPVGWWIASDPNPPAPFVGGSLQALDNAFKWAEKYNIGVIVDLHAAPGSQNYWAHSATRDGSVEWGTTDATVTQTVKIIDFLTSRYANSPSLLAVELLNEPWGPDIPLKTLMKYYEDAYNAVRKYTAKAYVIMSNRAAGESTELLDFASRLPGTVIDVHYYNLFNDTFRTFNVEQNIEFVKKNLKSELSSITRKNSPLSFVGEWAAVWKAHSASKEDYQRFVQAQLDVYGGATFGWAYWTMRAVQNHWSMEWMINNRYISLKK
- the LOC102701660 gene encoding uncharacterized protein LOC102701660 isoform X2 codes for the protein MEHWSTYIVESDFKFISSNGLNAVRIPVGWWIASDPNPPAPFVGGSLEALDSAFIWAEKYNLGVIVDLHAAPGSQNSGEHSGSRDGSQAWGTTDESITQTVQVIDFLASRYANSPSLLAVELLNEPWGTKISAITLKKYYQDGYNAVRRHTSNAYVIMCNPLAVDFSTQFEILQFASEFYGVVFDIHYYNMYSSIFDDKTAEWNIQYVTNDRSTELSTFTKKNGPLTYVGEWSAEWNVLGASEEDYKRFAQAQLEVYSQATFGWAFWSFKHVQNHWSLEWMIKNGYISLNPPKLPIRAVNLGGWLVTEGWIQPSLFDGISNKDLLDGTQLQFKSVTNNMYLAAEQGGGSAIVANRDKAFGWETFKLWRINETIFNFRVYNNLFVSIDGNGTVIATATVAGPNETFQIMRSGSDTNRVRIRASNGKFLQVKAMDSVIADHGDSTNWGNDDPSVFLVNNIYGLQGEYQICNGYGAAKATQVLREHWSTFIVENDFRFISSNGLNAVRIPVGWWIASDPDPPAPFVGGSLQALDNAFKWAEKYNIGIIVGLHAAPGSQNGWEHGATRDGSLEWGTTAANITQTVEVIDFLASRYAKRASLLAIELLNEPLAPKVSLATLTKYYQEAYNVVRKYTLQAYVILQNRAYGDSMEILSFANSLFGAVIDVHYYNLYDSIFDNFTVEQNINFVRNNRSSELSTVTKQNGPLTFVGEWVAEWYVDNASKEDYQRFAQVQLDLYGGASFGWSYWSFKHVENHWSMEWMIKNGFISLEKLPPSTPPIRSVNLGGWLVTEGWMLPSLFDGIPNNDLLDGTVLHFKSVIQDKFIAAEEGGGSTIVANRAVASDWESFTLWRINETTFNLRVFKKYFVGINSNGIVKAMATAPGRSEAFHIVRSDIDKNRVRIRASNGCFLQAKTIDSVTADYGESTNWGNDDPSVFIIDNISRLQGEYQICNGYGAEKASQVLREHWSTYIVESDFKFISSSGLNAVRIPVGWWIASDPNPPAPFVGGSLQALDNAFKWAEKYNIGVIVDLHAAPGSQNYWAHSATRDGSVEWGTTDATVTQTVKIIDFLTSRYANSPSLLAVELLNEPWGPDIPLKTLMKYYEDAYNAVRKYTAKAYVIMSNRAAGESTELLDFASRLPGTVIDVHYYNLFNDTFRTFNVEQNIEFVKKNLKSELSSITRKNSPLSFVGEWAAVWKAHSASKEDYQRFVQAQLDVYGGATFGWAYWTMRAVQNHWSMEWMINNRYISLKK